The sequence below is a genomic window from Campylobacter ornithocola.
AATTTAGATGTTATTTTAGGTTTAAATTTATTTCTCTTTCAAGGGTTTTATTGGCAAATTTTAAGCTCAATGTTTATGCATGGAAATTGGGCACATTTGATTTTAAATATGATAGTACTTTTTCAATTTGGCTCTATGCTTGAAAAATATTTAAAAAGTTTTAAATTTGCATTGCTTTATTTAATTGGCGGAATTCTTTGTTCTTTACTTAGTGCTTTTTATGTGTATTTAAGTTTTGATGGTAGTTTTGTAAATGTAGTGGGTGCAAGTGGTGCTATATGTGTTTTAATGGGATATTATGCATATTTAGATAAAACCGCCACCAAAGGGCTTATCGTAGCTATATTGTTAATGAGTTTTGTGCCTATTTTTATGGGTGTAAATGTAGCTTGGTATGCACATATTTTTGGCTTTTTATGTGGATATGTTTTAGGTAAATTTAAGGTTATAAGATGAAATATATCTATTTTATCCGTCATGCTAAGGCTCAAAAAGAAAATTACGATCAAGACTTACAACGAGAGCTTAGTTCTAGTGGAAAAGATGATCTAAAAACTATGATTTATAGGATTAAAGATTTAGATTTTACAGC
It includes:
- a CDS encoding rhomboid family intramembrane serine protease, which encodes MIASFLIALNIVIFVFVNYLYFGSSNLDVILGLNLFLFQGFYWQILSSMFMHGNWAHLILNMIVLFQFGSMLEKYLKSFKFALLYLIGGILCSLLSAFYVYLSFDGSFVNVVGASGAICVLMGYYAYLDKTATKGLIVAILLMSFVPIFMGVNVAWYAHIFGFLCGYVLGKFKVIR